From a region of the Salinispira pacifica genome:
- a CDS encoding adenylate/guanylate cyclase domain-containing protein, which yields MQQTSILYDLVRTTNVLSEDMSRKSVSRGLVEQALDVTRSDAAALYVLDPDKKKQEELPLLHRRGRYDLPKQLPLSGESVNFLLDSRETLVINNPGGPFFGDIFLHPEMKSAIASPLVSRDQVMGLLFLNSRQPDHYGAARLSFIDSFNKMASGMLQNIDLFQELKDRLKEIEGLHRYQTNVFTSMTNLLVTSDSQGKLKYFNPSAGKSFGIRDEDVGKPMEELFLKDLSRKVRNQVKKVSENGRPVLGLEGVYEADGREMDYSLNIAPLKTSRGSIEGLTYLFTDQTQEQELKSRMESAVEERRVVKDMFSRYLSTDIVHQLMEHPDNVRLGGEKKDATIFFADITGYTSFSEGKDPEYVVEVLNDFFSVSLEVVIKYGGYIDKLIGDCIMAAFGVPMGKGDHDAINAVSCAVEIQDLIQDKNRKFFTGEASHLRVSIGMNSGPVVVGNLGSSRRMDYSVISDTVNVAARLEGVATANDIIISSHTRDIVGDRFHLKELKPVSVKGKKEPIPIFNVLGIKR from the coding sequence ATGCAGCAAACTTCAATCTTATATGATCTGGTTCGTACCACAAACGTTCTCAGTGAGGACATGAGCCGGAAGTCTGTCAGCCGGGGGCTTGTTGAACAGGCTCTGGATGTCACCCGCTCGGACGCCGCCGCATTATATGTTCTGGATCCTGATAAAAAAAAGCAGGAAGAACTGCCTCTGCTGCATCGCCGCGGCCGGTATGATCTGCCGAAACAACTCCCGTTGTCCGGAGAAAGCGTGAATTTTCTGCTGGACAGCAGGGAAACCCTGGTGATTAACAATCCCGGGGGGCCGTTTTTCGGGGATATTTTTCTTCATCCTGAAATGAAATCGGCAATCGCTTCTCCCCTGGTGAGTAGAGACCAGGTTATGGGGCTTCTCTTCCTGAACTCACGGCAGCCTGATCATTACGGTGCTGCCAGATTATCATTTATCGACTCCTTCAATAAAATGGCCAGCGGCATGCTTCAGAATATCGATCTCTTCCAGGAGCTGAAGGATCGGCTGAAAGAGATAGAGGGCCTGCACCGCTATCAGACCAATGTGTTCACATCTATGACTAATCTGCTGGTAACCAGCGATTCCCAGGGAAAGCTGAAATATTTTAATCCTTCAGCGGGGAAGAGCTTCGGAATCCGGGATGAGGATGTGGGCAAACCCATGGAAGAACTCTTCCTCAAAGATCTGAGCCGCAAGGTACGTAACCAGGTGAAGAAGGTCAGCGAGAACGGTCGGCCCGTACTGGGTCTGGAAGGCGTGTATGAAGCGGACGGCCGGGAGATGGACTATTCCCTGAATATTGCACCCCTGAAGACCAGCCGGGGATCAATCGAGGGCCTCACCTATCTGTTCACCGATCAAACCCAGGAGCAGGAGCTGAAATCCCGGATGGAGAGTGCCGTCGAAGAGCGCCGGGTGGTGAAAGATATGTTCAGCCGGTATTTATCCACGGACATTGTTCATCAGCTGATGGAGCATCCGGATAACGTCCGCCTCGGCGGTGAAAAAAAAGACGCCACAATCTTTTTTGCGGATATTACCGGTTACACATCCTTCTCCGAGGGCAAAGATCCGGAATACGTTGTTGAAGTGCTCAATGACTTTTTCTCGGTAAGTCTGGAAGTGGTGATTAAGTACGGCGGATACATTGATAAGCTGATCGGAGACTGCATTATGGCAGCATTCGGCGTGCCAATGGGCAAAGGCGATCACGATGCCATAAATGCGGTGTCCTGTGCCGTGGAAATCCAGGATCTGATCCAGGATAAAAACCGGAAGTTTTTTACCGGCGAAGCAAGTCATCTCAGGGTGAGTATCGGTATGAACTCAGGTCCTGTGGTGGTTGGAAACCTGGGAAGCAGCAGACGCATGGATTATTCGGTGATCAGCGATACGGTAAATGTTGCGGCCCGGCTTGAGGGTGTTGCAACCGCCAATGATATTATCATCTCCTCACATACCCGGGACATTGTGGGGGACCGGTTTCATCTGAAGGAGCTGAAACCGGTGTCTGTGAAAGGAAAGAAAGAACCCATACCCATCTTTAATGTGCTGGGTATTAAGCGTTGA
- a CDS encoding PilZ domain-containing protein, whose product MAKKVFFLYPHSVVQGQMIDLLIQSEFEVAVLKDHQRALRLLSKFPSSILFVNIEEHLSQDDWEVFIRNIVQGNSVHDSRVGVMVYNPNKELAQKYLIDIGVQCGFIQLKLGLTESAKIVLKALTANEAKGDRKFVRVSCQPGKATLNIRSHQDNFRGEIMDISSAGFACVLDGNPETGTEFDDMQLSLRGAIIHASGKLMGKRSEEGQEVISVIMFSEIDREVKGKIYQFIRKTLQAEIDSI is encoded by the coding sequence GTGGCGAAAAAAGTGTTCTTCCTGTATCCCCATTCGGTGGTGCAGGGACAGATGATTGATCTGCTTATCCAGTCCGAATTTGAGGTGGCGGTTCTCAAAGATCATCAAAGGGCCCTCCGGCTACTGAGCAAATTCCCCTCCTCCATTCTCTTTGTGAATATCGAGGAACATCTGTCCCAGGATGACTGGGAAGTTTTTATCCGCAACATAGTCCAGGGAAATTCGGTACATGACAGCCGTGTCGGGGTGATGGTATACAATCCCAATAAAGAACTGGCTCAGAAATATCTTATTGATATAGGTGTTCAATGCGGTTTCATCCAGCTCAAGCTGGGACTCACCGAAAGTGCGAAGATTGTCCTGAAAGCCCTCACCGCAAACGAAGCCAAGGGCGACAGGAAGTTTGTGCGGGTCAGCTGTCAGCCCGGGAAGGCAACCTTGAATATCAGAAGTCATCAGGACAATTTCAGAGGTGAAATCATGGACATCAGCTCTGCAGGCTTTGCTTGCGTGCTGGACGGTAACCCTGAAACCGGCACCGAGTTTGACGATATGCAGCTGTCTCTCAGAGGGGCAATTATTCATGCCTCGGGCAAACTAATGGGAAAGCGCAGCGAGGAAGGCCAGGAGGTGATCTCGGTTATTATGTTCAGCGAGATCGACCGGGAAGTGAAGGGCAAAATCTATCAGTTTATTAGAAAAACTCTTCAGGCTGAGATTGACAGCATCTGA
- the speA gene encoding biosynthetic arginine decarboxylase, with amino-acid sequence MAKDLLSKWTSNDSANLYGIKEWGAGYFDINPDGEVIVKTTVSGKKVEVSLMDIVSGLTQRGTQMPVLLRLENLLDNQISLLNNQFAKAIKDGGYQGNYRGVFPIKVNQQQQVIEEIARFGEKYHHGLEAGSKAELMVALAMIPSTESLIICNGYKDAEFFDMGLYATEMGYKCFFVIETPSELPILMERSKALGIAPRIGVRLKLSSRAGGHWQDSGGDNSLFGLTTSEIIDIIDQLKAEDMLSSLQLLHYHLGSQIPNIRDIRNAVQETARFYTELVQEGAQMGYLDLGGGLAVDYDGSQTNYVHSKNYTLGEYCTDIVEGLRTVLDEHEVAHPNIVTESGRATVAYASVLLFNVLDVTRLESRPLPETLPEDADEMLVNLWEILGYMNLKNMQECYNDALYYRSEIRERFKHGQVSLRHRALGENIFLQVIEEISANLGRLKRVPKELEGLDQALYDIYYCNFSVFQSLPDAWAIDQIFPIIPIHRHREKPERQAIIGDITCDSDGKIDKFADLHDVKHTISLHELKAHEEYYLGIFLVGAYQETLGDLHNLLGDTNIVSIRIQEDGSFDILREIEGDSVAEVISYVEYDPKDVQNQFRKKAEQAVRSGKISVQRRKTIVESYESSMRGYTYFER; translated from the coding sequence ATGGCAAAGGATCTACTATCTAAATGGACAAGCAATGACTCGGCAAACCTGTACGGCATTAAGGAATGGGGAGCCGGGTATTTCGATATTAACCCCGACGGGGAAGTAATAGTCAAAACCACAGTCAGCGGGAAAAAGGTCGAGGTAAGCCTCATGGACATCGTGTCCGGTTTAACCCAGCGGGGTACCCAGATGCCGGTACTTCTGAGACTGGAAAATCTCCTTGATAACCAGATCAGCCTGCTGAACAACCAGTTTGCAAAAGCAATTAAGGACGGCGGATATCAGGGCAATTATCGGGGGGTATTTCCCATTAAGGTGAACCAGCAGCAGCAGGTGATCGAGGAAATAGCCCGTTTCGGGGAAAAATACCACCACGGCCTGGAGGCTGGAAGCAAGGCCGAGCTGATGGTGGCTCTGGCCATGATTCCATCCACAGAAAGCCTGATCATCTGCAACGGCTACAAGGATGCGGAGTTTTTTGATATGGGTCTGTATGCCACAGAGATGGGATATAAGTGCTTTTTTGTGATAGAGACCCCCAGCGAACTGCCCATTCTCATGGAACGGAGCAAGGCCCTGGGCATAGCCCCCCGTATCGGCGTGCGCCTGAAACTTTCCAGCCGGGCCGGAGGCCACTGGCAGGACAGCGGAGGAGACAACAGTCTCTTCGGGCTGACCACCTCGGAGATTATCGATATTATCGATCAGCTAAAGGCCGAGGATATGCTTTCATCCCTCCAGCTTCTTCACTATCACCTGGGAAGCCAGATCCCCAACATCCGTGATATCCGGAACGCGGTTCAGGAAACCGCCAGATTCTACACCGAGCTGGTACAGGAAGGAGCTCAAATGGGCTACCTTGATCTGGGGGGCGGCCTGGCGGTTGACTATGACGGCAGCCAGACCAATTACGTTCACAGCAAAAACTACACCCTGGGTGAGTACTGTACGGATATTGTGGAAGGTTTGCGTACCGTACTGGATGAACATGAAGTGGCCCATCCGAATATTGTCACCGAATCCGGCCGGGCTACGGTGGCCTATGCCTCGGTATTGCTGTTCAATGTGCTGGATGTCACCCGCCTGGAATCCCGCCCCCTGCCTGAAACCCTTCCGGAAGATGCGGATGAGATGCTGGTAAATCTGTGGGAAATTCTCGGCTATATGAATCTGAAAAACATGCAGGAGTGCTACAACGACGCTCTCTATTACCGCAGTGAGATCCGGGAACGGTTCAAGCATGGGCAGGTGAGCCTTCGTCACCGTGCTCTGGGGGAAAACATTTTTCTTCAGGTGATCGAGGAGATCTCCGCCAATCTGGGCAGACTGAAGCGGGTGCCCAAGGAGCTGGAAGGTTTGGATCAGGCTCTCTACGACATTTACTACTGCAATTTCAGCGTGTTTCAGAGTCTCCCCGATGCCTGGGCCATCGACCAGATTTTCCCCATTATCCCCATACACCGCCACCGGGAGAAACCCGAACGTCAGGCGATCATCGGGGATATAACCTGCGATTCCGATGGGAAGATCGATAAATTTGCAGACCTCCACGATGTGAAGCACACCATCTCCCTTCATGAACTGAAAGCCCATGAAGAGTATTATCTGGGAATCTTTCTGGTGGGAGCCTATCAGGAGACTCTGGGCGATCTTCATAACCTTCTGGGAGACACCAACATTGTATCCATTAGAATACAGGAAGACGGCAGTTTCGATATTCTCAGAGAAATTGAGGGGGACAGCGTGGCAGAAGTGATCAGCTACGTGGAGTACGACCCCAAGGATGTACAGAATCAGTTCCGGAAAAAGGCCGAACAGGCGGTTCGGTCGGGCAAAATCAGCGTGCAGCGGCGGAAAACCATTGTGGAAAGTTATGAATCCAGTATGCGCGGGTACACCTATTTCGAACGATAA
- a CDS encoding saccharopine dehydrogenase family protein — MSKRVLIIGAGGVGQVVAHKCAMNSHIFGEITLASRTKSKCDAIARQIEQMHGRTIRTAALDADDVSQTVKLINEVQPDLVMNIALPYQDLPIMDACLETGVDYMDTANYEPKDTAKFEYSWQWNYAERFEQKGIMALLGSGFDPGVTNVFTAYGAKHYFDQLTQLDIIDVNGGDHGKPFATNFNPEINIREVTAPCRHYENGSVVETPAMTMSREFTCPENVGRYTIYRMYHEELESLTRHYPQLQKAQFWMSFSDNYLKHLEVLQNVGMTRIDEVDFNGQKIVPLQFLKAVLPEPSSLGPDTKGKTCIGTVLKGLKDGKEREVYIYNLCDHQDAYREVRSQAISYTTGVPAMIGAKMMLEKHWHKPGVWNMEQFDPDPFMDELMVHGLPWKVRE, encoded by the coding sequence ATGAGCAAGAGAGTACTGATAATCGGCGCAGGAGGCGTGGGACAGGTAGTGGCCCATAAATGTGCAATGAACTCCCATATTTTCGGAGAGATTACCCTGGCTAGCCGAACCAAGTCCAAATGCGATGCCATCGCCCGGCAAATCGAACAGATGCACGGAAGAACCATCCGGACAGCGGCGCTGGATGCGGATGATGTGTCTCAAACCGTGAAGCTGATCAATGAGGTTCAGCCGGACCTGGTGATGAATATCGCCCTCCCCTATCAGGATCTTCCCATTATGGATGCCTGTCTGGAAACCGGGGTTGATTATATGGACACCGCAAACTATGAACCCAAAGATACGGCAAAATTCGAATACAGCTGGCAGTGGAACTATGCCGAGCGCTTTGAGCAAAAGGGAATTATGGCCCTGCTGGGCAGCGGTTTCGATCCCGGTGTCACCAATGTGTTCACCGCATACGGTGCGAAACACTATTTTGATCAGCTCACTCAGCTGGATATTATCGATGTGAACGGCGGTGATCACGGAAAGCCCTTCGCCACAAACTTCAATCCGGAAATCAATATCCGCGAAGTGACCGCCCCCTGCAGGCATTACGAAAACGGTTCGGTGGTGGAAACCCCCGCAATGACCATGTCCCGGGAGTTCACCTGCCCGGAAAATGTGGGGCGCTATACCATTTACCGCATGTATCATGAAGAACTGGAATCCCTCACCCGGCATTATCCCCAGCTGCAGAAGGCCCAGTTCTGGATGAGCTTTTCCGACAACTACCTGAAGCATCTTGAGGTTCTCCAGAATGTGGGGATGACCAGAATTGATGAGGTGGATTTCAACGGCCAGAAGATTGTGCCTCTTCAGTTTCTGAAAGCAGTTCTCCCGGAACCTTCAAGTCTGGGACCGGACACCAAAGGAAAAACCTGCATCGGTACGGTGCTCAAAGGCCTGAAGGACGGAAAGGAACGGGAAGTGTATATTTACAATCTCTGCGATCATCAGGACGCCTACCGGGAAGTGCGCAGCCAGGCCATCAGCTACACCACCGGCGTACCGGCGATGATCGGCGCAAAAATGATGCTGGAAAAGCACTGGCACAAGCCGGGCGTATGGAACATGGAACAGTTCGATCCCGATCCCTTCATGGATGAGCTGATGGTTCACGGACTTCCCTGGAAGGTGAGGGAATGA